The following DNA comes from Cuculus canorus isolate bCucCan1 chromosome 7, bCucCan1.pri, whole genome shotgun sequence.
GACGGTCACAGAGGAGCCATGAAGGGAAGTCTGGCACGTGTCACTCATTATTTCTTGCCCAGGGATGCCAGATGCCTTACATGTCCCCTTGCTAATTGCCCAAAGCTGTGCACACCCTGCCCATGCACAGGCAGTAGGGTAGGCGCTGGGACAGCCCCACCACACAGCCAGAGAGGGCAACAGAGCccaggcagcactgctgccaccCCACCTGCCTCTGGGCGTGAACCTGACACCTCTGTGTCCCCCTGGCCTGGCTCACCTTCCTCATGATGGGGTGGCACTGCTTCCCACATGTCTCAAAGAAGACCTCCAGCACCCGCAGCACCTCATCCCATGCTGCGTGGAAGCGATATGTCAGGCCGTCCTCCACTGatctgggaaggagagaggagatggtcATGTTGGCAGGGACCAGCCCAGCGCTGATCAGGGAGCAGGCAGAAGTTGCTCAGAGCTCAGCCAGGCCCTTAGGGCCAGTCTCTTCCACACCATCGCTCCTCACTTGAACATCTTGCACAGGTaggcagcaggggctggggcagatGCAGAGACGGTGCCCAGGTCCTCCATGTGGGGAGCAACACACTCGCTCAGAATGGTCTGCAAGGACATGGAGGGAAAATTGGGCAGCAGTGGACCAGAGTGGCAAACCATCCCCTGACAAGCCCCAAACTCCCAGGTAGAGACACCCCTGTGTGGTACCTCCAgtgtctgtgctgctgttgaCACCACCTGGGAGTGTGAGGAGAGGAAGCAGTTCATGGCAGCTGAGAAAAGGCGGGGCAGGTGAGCCCAGCACAGGTCCTtctgcagcctggagaaaagagacAAAGCAGGTGAGAGAGTGAGCAGCCactgctcctcctgcccagccacAGCCCCTGCCCACACCTGCCCAGGTTGATGTGAGCCCGCTCCATGGTGGTCAGCCAGGTCAGCAGCGGCTGCAGGTCACTCGTACTGGGCACGTAGTCATAGAGGGCCTGAGGAAGCAGAAAGTGGGTGGGTATTGTGGCACTGCCagccccatccctccccatGCCAGCTCCCCACACTCACGGTGATGATTTGGGCGTTCAGCTCAGCTGGCAGGCAGGCCACGCTGGCCTGGGCACTGAAGAGGCTGTGAAAGGCTTGCATGGCGCATTCTGTCACCAGCTGCGAAGGACATGGCATCAGGATGGGGGCTCCATGACAAGTGGCATCCCTTCATGCCCTCTGTCCCAGCACTACTACACCCCATCTTTATCCTCCCTCTTCCACAGCAGGCAGGTCAGCAAGACCAGCTGACTAGCTACAGGCATCTGTAGCCTGCATTTCCAGgctcccagccagcagccaaGAGGGTTTCAGCCTTTCAGGGGCACAGTCGAGGGGGAAAGGGGCTGCCCTCGCCATCTCCTGCATGGGGACACTCACCACGTGACTGAGGGTCATGACGCGGAGCAAGGTCTCACAGCAGGTCTTCACCACAGCCGCAGGGAAGCAGGGCAGCAGGTCCCGCAGCAGGGCAAGGATGTGCAGGGTGGTGGTGGCTTCCTTGAtgcctgcaggagcagagcagcgcCTGACCCTGTGGTACCTAGTGGCAAAGCCCTGCCCAAGGCAAAGCCCCCATGACAGCACGGAGGCTGACCTATGCAGCTGGGGGGAACATCTCCCCACTTTCCAGTAAGAGCAGTGTGACAGACTGAGTGCCCCCCAAAACATCCTAGGTGCCCTAGCAGCATTTGATATCCTCCCCAGTTATCCAGGGTGCTGCACCCTCCCCTTTTCCGTTCATATCGCTGTTCTCCCATGGCGGCAgaacctgccctgctgccttcagctgcaGATCCCTTGCTCCAGCACCCCGCACCTCCAGCTTTTTCGATCTCCTGCACGCAGAACTTGGCAGTGGAGGGTGCTGCGGGGTGATGCTCTGGGGCCGCATCTCCAAACATGAACTCACTGCCCCTCAGGATGGAGCACACACCGTACTGCGCTGCTTTCCGTACCTGGGGGAAAGAAAGCACAGGTGGGTAGGAGACACAGACCCTGAGGGCATACCCAGTGCCAGAAAAGAGCCCCAGAGGCAGTATCATTCCCACCAGGGAATCCAGGAGCTCACCTTGGGCTTGGTATGAACGCAGAAGCTGAGCAAACCATGATAGACTTGGAGGGTGACAGGGTAGGTCCAAGCTGCCAAGTCCTGTTTCCGCAGCAGTGTGGCCAGGCAAGAGAGGACCTACaacaagaaagcagcaaaagcatAAACACCAATCCACAGAGACCACCCCCTCATTGCAAGAGCCGCCAGCTGAGCCCCCAGCGCCACCCTAGAGCAGCAGCTCGACCCCAGACCCCCAGCTGCTTCTTGGCTACTCACCCATCGCAGGGCAGAagtggagctgctgcaggccTGCGAGGAGATGATACCCATGAAGGCTTTTGAGGCATCCGAGAACTTTTTTATCAGCACAGGACTTGGGACCCTGCCAGGAGAATGGGGTGCATCAGCTGGGcacagagcaggcagctggTGACAGTAACACACACAGGGAACTGCATCCTCAGCATGTCCTGGTTGGGTCATTTCCCCAGCCTAGCAAGGGGGACAGCAACAGCCCCTCTTCCATGATGGGGCCAGGTATCTCTTCCCACTCCTCTGCCAGCGACTCACCGCTTTAGGACGAGGTTAAGAAGGTAGGCAACAGCAGACAGCGACTCAGGGGACTCCACTGCTTCCAGAGTGGTCATCTGGGAACAGAGGAGGGGTATTAGATGGGGAGCAGGAGTTCACATCAGGTCAGCCCTCCCCCAGTTCTTGAGGACAGGCAGCAGACAAATCAGGAGCAGaccagcagcatctctgctgaagAACACCCAGGGTCTCAGCTACGAGCAGAGCACCTTCCTCCACCAGACCTCCCGAGCACCCACCCATGCTGCCAACCACAGCTCCTCacacctcctccccatgactGTCACTCACCAGCGCAGCAAAGTACTCTGTTTCACTCTCCTTGCCTCCACGCGAGCGGATCACCTCTGTCACAGCTGCCAGCACCGCACAGATCTACGAGCGGCAAACGAAGCAGGTCAATGCCCTCAGCCTGACATCCAGCGGGCCATTTCCACTGGTCCCctttccccagccctgctcctgtcCGCACCTCTTTGTGAGCAGCAGAGTTGGACTCCCAGAAGCGCTGCACCTTGCTGAAGGTCACATTGGTGCAGTCGCTCAGGCCGCTCAGGAAGGTGCCAGAGGACTTCTGTGTGGCAGCCTCCCCAGCATCATCCTCCTCCATACGGAGCTGTGCGCTGTCACTCGGCCGTTCCAAACGCAGGGACCCTGACTGCAGTTCATTGTGCAGCTTCACCGCATCTACCGTCaagttgcttttctctgccaggatgaaaaaataaactcaggACCTCAAAGTCACAATGCTCCACCATTCACCCCAGAACTACCCAtatccctcctgctcccccttcCAGCCAGACTGGCTCGACGGGAACCCATCACCAGCACGTGAGACATGGATGCTGCTTCCCCTTGACAGAAGGTGTAGCAATAACAGGATACAGCTCTCAATCCCTGTGAGAGCAAACTAAGGCACAGGCCTTCTTAGCATCACGCCCTCACAAACACATCTGAGTGTACCAGGGCTTTAACGCTGAGGTCCTCCACATACTCTGCCTCGTTTATCTTCTGCCTGGCAATGAAGCAGCCAAATGCTTCATGGCCCTGAGTCCCAGACACCAGCTTGCAAACAGCTGCAAGAAGACACTCATGTGCTGCACGACACGTGCAGGAGAAAGATCTCCTTGGCCAACAGCAGCCAGGGTTGTGAAATCCAGCCCCTTGCAGAAAGCGATACTCTGGGGTTTGTCATCCCTGCAGCGCAGCCTCCTGAGAGGGAGTCTTGGTCACGTTCCTCTCCATGCCAGACACCCCAGCAGCTCTTACAGACACGGCCATGGGCTTTTGGAAGCTGAACGGCTCCTGCCATGACCCGCTTGGGGCTCAGGCTGCTGGGAGGGCACGGTACCGGGCCTCGCAGGGTAACACTGGCCCTGCTGCAGGCCATGCCCCGTTTCATCACCGCGAGCCTGGTGTCACAGTGAAGTTAACGAGGACGCACTCGTTACACCGTGGGCTCGGTCCCCTCCCCCATCCCGGGGCTGCAGCTCGGAGGACAGCGGCTCTAGGATCTCCTGCTCCCGCAGGAGCTGGGGAACCACAGGGTCGCCCCGCCGCACCCCTGCGGCCGGGAGCTGCCCGCACTGGGGGGCGTTCCCTGCCCCCCGCCCGTCTCCCTGCCCTCACCCGCGGGCCGGCTGCAGAAGCGGCTGCGGGCGGCCAGGCGGTGCTGGCGGGTCTCAGGGTTGGAGTCGCTGCTGTGCCCCTTTCGCCACCGCTTCAGCTTGGCGGCGGCGCCCGAGCGGAGCCTCCCGCTCCGCGCCATGCTGGAACCGGCTCCACGTGCCTCCGCGCCCCGCCACTTCCGCTTCCGGTATCTGCCACCATATTGAGTGAGGGCATCTTTGCCCTCTGCGGGCGCGGCGCGTGAGGCGGAGCGTCGGGGAAGCTAAGCAGGAGCGCTCCCGTTTGGGGCTCGGATGGGAGACGGGAGGGGCATCCGCCAGCAGGAGTGCGTCTGAGCTCCCGCTGCAGGGGGAGAAggcgccgccgccgcagccACGAGAGGCGGATACAGGGAGTAGCTAGTGTTAGAAAAAGcggaatatttttaatttaagataaGCTTTCATGTAGGTAATTGTACTTTCTTGAAAGTGAAAGAGAAGGTCGCTCTGGGAGCAGggtttctttcaagcagtgtttctCCAGATAGCGTTCATTCTTCGGGGGTGATCACATCTTGTGTCCAAcgtggtctgtgctgaacagctgtcccttctgtaatcacctctcTTTGGAGTCTTTCCTCATCTCAAGTGCAAgttcaggcagagctggctccaaaacTCCAAATTAGCAACAGATTTGACTGTGGTGAAGTTCAcaatagcattaaaattagttttttgAAAGTAATATAACATGCATAAGATCTgtgggaaaatttatccatgTGCATCTAAGTGGGAAACATATTCTGTTTCCTGCTTTTGTCTCCCTGCACGAGGCTGATGGGGATCGCTCTcccatgttgcccaggcctgattataaaatcatggagtggtttgggttggaggggaccttaaagcccatctggttctacccccctgccatgggcacggacacaCCCCACCAgatgaggctgctcagagccccatccaacctggccttgaacacctccagggatggggcagccacagctcccgtgggcaacccgtgccagggCCTCATTGCCctcatgaggaatttcttcatggtatctaatctaaatcttcccctttccagtttaaagccgttccccccCTCCTATCACTCCCTGCCCTTGtgaaaagcccctccccagctctctctcTCAGGTGCTGGGAGGCTCTAAGGTCTCGCAGAGCCTTCCCAGGctgcacagccccagctctcccagcctgtccccacGGCAGAGGAGCTCCGGCCCTCGGATGATCCTTGtgctcctctggacccgctccagcagctccacatcctCGTGCCGGGGACTCCAGGGCTGCACACAAGGATGCTCCCTTCCTAAAACGCCAAAACGAACCCtaagagagtttatttgccggcattttcAGTATCCTGTTGGCAACCCAGACGCAGGGGGCGTCGCTCCCAGCCCTTCTGCTCCGCGGGGTCGCTGGGCGCGGTGACACCCCCGCCCTTGAAGGTCGCACCGCCCTTCGCCGCCGCCATGCGCTACGTGCTCCGCCACGCGCGCGCCGAGGGGGCGGAGCGACGCGATGCAGGCGGCCTCAGGCGCGCGCACCGGCCACCTCACTCCTGccctctggccccgccccctttAGCGCGCTCGcgaggagggggcgtggcctggcgGCGCGGGCAGAATCAATCGCGCCCCTCGGTCCCCCCcgttggccacgccccctttcgcgcgcggggcggggcccgGCGGCGCGGGCGGTGTCAGTCGCGCGCGGTGGCCGCGTGAGGAGGCAGCGCGCGCACCGGCCCCCCCTCGCTCCCGCCCGCAGCCGCCGCCATGGCCGCCTACCGGCTCGTCCTCGTCCGCCACGGCGAGAGCGCCTGGAACCTGGAGAACCGCTTCAGCGGGTGGTACGATGCCGACCTCAGCCCTGCCGGGCAGCAGGAGGCGCGGCGCGGAGGAGAAGCCCTGCGAGGTACCGCTCACCGGGAAAATGTGGGGGAGGAAACGCGCACCGGGCGTCACGGCGAGGGCTTCGGGGCCTgcggtgctggggggggggggcggtaTGGATGGGGGAGCCTCGGACACTGGGGGAAGGGGGGCGGGGAGCCTCGGACGTGGGGGTGGGGCTGGTATGAGTAGGGGAGCATCGCACACCGAGGGGGGTTCCGGTACACGTGAAGGAATCTCGGCCACCGAGGGGCCTTTCCTGGTACAGATGGGGGAGCCTGGGGCACCGGAGGGGCATTCCTGGTACGGATGGGGGAGCGTCGGGAACTGGTGGGGGTTCCCGGTACGGCTGGAGGAGCCTCGGGCACCAGCAGCACGTCCTCTGTTACCGGTGCGGTGAGGCCGCTGCTCTCGACCCTCTCTGGTTGCATAAGGCCTGGCACTCGCCTCCctgctgtcttttcttcccccccgcgctctcatttcttccttcttttacaGATGCTGGCTACGAGTTCGACATTTGCTTCACCTCGGTACAAAAAAGGGCCATCCGCACCCTCTGGACCGTCCTGGATGCCATTGATCAGATGTGGTTACCCGTGATCCGAACCTGGCGCCTGAATGAGAGGCACTACGGGGCCCTCACTGGTCTGAACAAGGCTGAGACGGCAGCAAAGCATGGTGAGGCACAGGTGAAGATCTGGAGGCGCTCATATGACATCCCCCCGCCTCCCATGCAGTCTGATCACCCCTTCTACAGCACCATCAGCAAGGTAAGAGGTGTTGCTCTCCCATCTTCCTGGCCAGAAGGCTCCTAAAAGCCACCTTAGCTCCCTACAGCATGGCCTGGCTGCATCGACAAGGTCTCCTCTGTCTCTTTTGAGCAGCCGTGACAGTGCCGCATGGTGCTGATTCGCATCGGAGCGAGTTtgtcctgctccctccctggggAGTTGAACCCCTGAGCATTGCATGAACAGACTCGAAGCTGAGGGTGCACCTCTGTTAATCATTACTACCGTGACCCATGCATGGATATTTGCTCTGGTTTCTTCACCCAGAGCAAGCACTGTGGAGCCTCGCAACCTCAAACTTCAAAAGCACTTTCTTGCTTCCAAGCCCGACTTTGCCAACATGAAATGGGTCTTCAGGTGCAGAAATGTGGGGAAGAGACAAAGGCCTTGCCACTGCCTTCCCCCATTGCTGGGCATTTTGGGCTGCTGCATAAGTATGGCTGTTCCCCCAGGACCGTCGCTATGCTGATCTGACAGAGGACCAGCTGCCGACGTGTGAGAGCTTGAAGGACACCATCGCCCGGGCTCTGCCTTTCTGGAATGAGGAAATTGTCCCACAGATCAAAGAAGGCAAGCGAGTCCTTATTGCTGCCCACGGCAATAGCCTGCGTGGGATTGTCAAGCACTTGGAAGGTACGTTAGCCCTGCGGGGGTATCACACGGTTTGTTGGCCAGTGCTGCAAGTGGGGCGATGAGTGATCGCATTTCTGTTTGCAGGCATGTCGGAAGAGGCCATCATGGAGCTGAACCTGCCCACCGGCATCCCTATTGTCTATGAGCTGGACAAGAACCTGAAACCTGTCAAGCCCATGCAGTTCCTGGGGGATGAGGAGACCGTGCGCAAGGCCATGGAGGCTGTCGCTGCTCAGGGCAAGGTCAAGAAGTGAGGGCGGGCAGCTGGCACGTAGtagagccccccccccccgacccccagcccctctgtgcACACCCCCACAGCCGTAGGAACTTGAAGCTGcggagctggagcagctccctaGGATTAGGCCCATTCCCTTGGGACCAGGCTTCCCTCTGCAGACAGCCTGTGGGCCCGGGGGCGAGGGCTGTGTGCGTGTGGCTCTGGTGCAAAAGGGAGCACTGGCTCTGCCAGGCAGCAACCACACACCTCTCCGCACCAACATCCTAGCCCTTGGGCCTTGTCTGTAGCGGGATGCGCCGAGCAATCCCTTGCTGTGCCAGGCTCCTCCTCTGCTTCGCTTCCCTGCAGCTCTCGTCACCGTTACTGTAGTTTTGTTGCTTGATTTAGTCACCCCGGGAGCAGTGGGGCAAGCACAGCATGGGCAGCAACTGAGATGGGTCCCCATCACCTCATGGGTGCATGGTACAGGGATCGGAATGTGTAGGCGCTGAAAGGGATGAGGTTTGGTGCATGTGGTCCATGGTACTCATGCTTCTGGACCCAGCTCTGCCAGACCCTGCTTTAACTTATTGCCTTTGGACAAGGGTGAGGGAGGGAGCCTGATGTCTGGAGGTCCATGTCTGCCACATACTTCCCCCCAGCCACAGCCCATCCTCATCTTGCCAGTGCAGCAGGTGCCATTGTGCCCCATCCCACGTCTGTGTTTGTGACCTTGTCACTGTGGCCTCCCCTTCTGCCGGCACTGCAAGCCCAGGCTTGCATGGGGTCAGTGTAACTGTCCGACCATAGCAGCTGTCTTGTTCCTGTTCAATAAAGTCATGCGCAACAAGGAGGTGTCTATGCCTTTCTCTGCTGAGCTCCCAGCATGTGTGTGCAATGGTGCAGACATGGGGCGTCCTGGGGgagcaaagcagagctctgcaaTCCCTGCCAGAAAGGGTGACGCCCTGCTGTGGTTTTAAGGCTATGGCTGCAGCACACCCTTGTCCCCAGTGGCAGGCAGGGTGTGTGGCTAAAAGGATGCAGCGCCTGTACCGTTATcaaggcagggagagagaggtgGTGGTCTCTGCACTCAACACCAGCCTGGGGAGGCAAGCACCCGGAGCCAGTGCTGCCCAGGCACAAACCAGCACTCTGCCGTTCACCTCactgcagcaaagctgctggTCGTTCCCCTTTATACGTTGGGCTTGGGAACACGTTTCCTCCCAGCTGCCGTGCCAGGAGCCAGACTAGCCGGCTGGGGGCAACCCGggcctcctctgggctgcaTCTGAGCCCCACACATCGctctcaaaaaatatttattagtcACAAAGAGAAAATCCATCCTGCAAGTGATAGCCCATCCAACTGCTCCAGGCCTTCAGACCCCTGCCCAGCAGACCCCCAGGGCGAGGGGACTGCTAGGTCTGCAGAAACTGTGGCTGCACGCGGGCCACCTTACGGAAGTCCTTGGTGTGCGTCCGCGGGCACTGCATCTCACACCAGCTGATGGGCACCATCTGCACTCCTGGGGACACCACATGTCAGGAGGTCCCCTTCccaaaatccttttcttccccatgggaagggaggaggtgGCATCATCTGCCCCTCAGGCAGGGGCAAGGCAGAACTGCAGAACTCTCCTATCCCTACCTGCCTCACTGCGtgccaccaccacccccagctCGTTCTCCGCCGTGCTCAGCAGGTAGTTGGACTGCGCATCCCCCAGTGAGATCTGGTTAGAGAGGGGTTAAGGGAAAGGCCTCCTGAGGAGACTCCAGTAACCTCCTGTCatggcaggagaggaaaggataCGACTTTGGCCAGGACTATGTCACCGGGGCGGAAGCTCTTGTACACTTCTACCTGCACGGGAGGGAGAGAGCACGTAGAGCCGCACAGCATGTCAgggtgctcagcagcagcaggacaagtCCCCCACCAACAGAAGGGAAGGGGGCAGCTGCGGTAGCAGAGTCACCAGCAGAGCCTCACTGACCTTATCTTTCTCCGTGGCTCGAATATCTTCTCTCCTGAAAAAGGAGACGAAGGAATCTGAGTGCCAGCAAGTGAAGGCAATTTTCAAGCCTACGGCAGGAGCTGCCCTAGCCTCCCTGGGCGCTCGCCAGGACTTGGACAAATACACACAGCAAAGCTCCTGCCAGGGCAGCCAGTTGCGCTGCTCAGGAAAGCCTTCCTCGTGCTTCAAGGATGGGGCACTTGGGCCATGCGTCCCACAGGGACCCCAGCCCTCTCCCTACCGTATGGTTCCCCGGAAGGTGGACTTCAGTGGTGTGGAGCCGACGTACAGAATGTGCACCTTGGCAAAACGGGAGTTAATGCTGCAAACCTgccaggaggaaaaggggaatcAATGCCAGCAGGGGCCGGCTCTCAACCCAGGACACCTACTTCAGGCTGGGAAAgggcagggtgcaggcagggaaagggcagGGGCCACAGAGCTCAGGTCTCACTCGGCCGCCTCCCCAGCATAGAAGTGACGGCAGTGAGACACCCGGCAGTGAGCCAGGAGAGGAAGATGACACTTGTGCAACTCAAGAACACTAATAAGGCTAAGACCTGCTGTGACCTCAGTCCCTCTCCCACCACCAGGACTACAAGGAAACTAATCCCTGCTCTCTGCCACCCTTCCTCTGGAGCTGCCTCAGGCACTGCCCTGCATGTGCCTTGCCCCAAAAAGCATTCTAGAAGGCAGAGTGACAGAAaacctcccctcagcctcaggGCAGGCAGCAAGGGCAGGGAGGTGTCCTGCATGCCAACATGTGGCTTCTCTGTGAGCCAGGGACCCAAGGGAACGACTGGGCCGCCTCTGTCCTGATGGGAGTTGTGCAGAAAGAAAGCATCCATGGGCGGAGGGGCTCCTCATCCCACTCCACAGaaggctcaacaaggccaagtgcaaggtactacacctgggtcagggcaatctgtgaTTTCAATACAGACTGGGGGACAACAtgactgagagcagctctgcagagaaggatttaggggtgctgattgatgacaAACTTGACataagctggcaatgtgtgctcgcagccccAAAGGccaacctgggctgcatcaaaagaagtgcggccagcaagttgagggaggtgattctgcccctcttcttctcttgtgagacctcatctggagtattgtgtccagttctggaatcctcaacataataaggatatggaattgggaatgggtccagaggaggccacgaagatgatcagagcacctctgctatgaggacaggctgagagagctggggttgttcagcatggagaaggctccagggagacctttgagcagcttccagtactgaaaggggctccaggaaagcaagggaggggctttttttccaagggcacAGAGTAAtaagacgagggggaatggctttaaactggaaggggcaagatttagatcagacattaggaagaaattcttcatgatgagggtggtgaggcactggcacaggttgcccagggaagttgtggatgccccatccctggaagtgtccaagaccaggctggatggggctttgagcagcttaGTCTGgtgggagctgtccctgcccatggcagggggtaggaaccagatgggctttaaggtcccttcctacccaagccattctacaattctgtgattcatatGTGTACAGGACGAGAGGCCAGCACAGGGCAGTGAGAGCAAAGGCCGCATGGTCTGCCATGGCAGTTTGCTCTGTCACCTTACCTTGCATGTCACCACATCCCCCACATCGGGCAGGAGCTGGGCCTCGGCATCTCTCACCACTGACACCACAGGTAGCTGCAGGGCAGCAGACATGGAGGTCAGCACAGGGCACGACCCGTGCGCAGGATTGCCTGGGACCAGGCTGACAACAGGCACTGTCAGAGCCCAATTCtccagctgggaaggggctgcacAGCCTCAGTGCCTGGCAGCTGGCTCCAGGGAAGGGCAGTGCATCCTGTAGCCATGCTCACCCCACTCCCTTcgctcctcttctccaggcagccaGCCAGCGAGGAGAAGATGAAGCCGTGCCGGATATAAGTCCCGCTGCCAGCTGTGGCCTCCTCTGTGCTGCACAGCCGCTCCCCTGAGGGGCAGTGCACAGAGACTGTCACTGCCAGGGCACCAAGCATCCTCATCCCACTCTAGGGTCCCTGGGCTCTGACCACCACAGGCACGGTGCCCACTTCTGGCAGCCCTCCCTCCGTTCCATCCTTTCTTGCACTCCCTAGGGCAAACCCCCTTTCACAGCTCCTTGTCTCCAGGTCACCCTCTCCCATATCCCTCACCCAGGCCACCCCTACTGCTACCCAATACACCTCCAGCTCCAAGCCACCCCCTGCCCCAAGTACCCCCAGAGCTCTGAGTTCCCCTTCCTTGCCCCCCTGAACCATAGGGcttcagctcaaaaccactcCCTGCACACACCTCGGGACCCTCAGCTCTGGTCTGACCCTCACCCTGGGCACCCCAAGCTCTGAGCCACCCCCAGTTCTGGGCATTCTGAGCTCTGAGCTCCTC
Coding sequences within:
- the PGAM1 gene encoding phosphoglycerate mutase 1, whose protein sequence is MAAYRLVLVRHGESAWNLENRFSGWYDADLSPAGQQEARRGGEALRDAGYEFDICFTSVQKRAIRTLWTVLDAIDQMWLPVIRTWRLNERHYGALTGLNKAETAAKHGEAQVKIWRRSYDIPPPPMQSDHPFYSTISKDRRYADLTEDQLPTCESLKDTIARALPFWNEEIVPQIKEGKRVLIAAHGNSLRGIVKHLEGMSEEAIMELNLPTGIPIVYELDKNLKPVKPMQFLGDEETVRKAMEAVAAQGKVKK
- the EXOSC1 gene encoding exosome complex component CSL4, yielding MAPPARYCVPGERLCSTEEATAGSGTYIRHGFIFSSLAGCLEKRSEGSGLPVVSVVRDAEAQLLPDVGDVVTCKVCSINSRFAKVHILYVGSTPLKSTFRGTIRREDIRATEKDKVEVYKSFRPGDIVLAKVISLGDAQSNYLLSTAENELGVVVARSEAGVQMVPISWCEMQCPRTHTKDFRKVARVQPQFLQT